The Lactobacillus sp. CBA3605 genome contains a region encoding:
- a CDS encoding phage holin family protein, giving the protein MMEFIQLINGGTIFLIAVATYLIVWGVKMSKLSNQFLPLVALVIGALIGFLVSTVQGDVTWLVGLIDGMVAGAVSVGGNEVFKSITHVLDGGVE; this is encoded by the coding sequence ATGATGGAATTTATTCAACTGATTAATGGTGGCACAATTTTTTTGATTGCAGTCGCAACGTATTTAATCGTGTGGGGGGTCAAAATGAGCAAGTTAAGTAATCAATTCTTGCCGTTAGTAGCGCTAGTAATTGGGGCGTTGATTGGGTTCCTTGTTAGTACAGTTCAGGGCGATGTGACTTGGCTAGTAGGCCTGATTGATGGCATGGTAGCTGGTGCGGTCAGTGTCGGCGGTAACGAAGTATTCAAATCAATTACACATGTGCTAGATGGAGGTGTAGAATGA
- a CDS encoding gp58-like family protein: protein MITQSDQARAAWQATERLLDAVVVINGASYKTTDLASVEYDSGGYTGDTFGIGSNYENSVTIKFSHLVEGLKPGMTVKPKIGIKTSSGYEYSPLGVFIISTDIQMDRNNDETIIKCYDQMCLMENIYTSKLSYPAKVIDVIAEIANKAGVVLNTDDISRLPTQVNLPSAIKGQTYRNAIGMIAQFYAGFVTFDRDGKLTIRTLTDPDYLLAPSSYEQAGLTKNEATYRIGGISCEVTTTSKDSAGDSTDTTSTLQAGSTSGAQIQLTNNLMTVDRLEAIWEQLKTLNFYPFSLNWFGNPAIEAGDWLTLQDTKGNKFNVPNSSYTMTFDGSLSAVSKADQTSTASDGYAWRGELTQVVQDLAGRNGATGNYIYGPDTIYPPTNAKFNDLWYKQNGNHLEMWTFERQSDGSGKWVLTVSDSTGEDVKAMVKEEQEATKKMTGSVNSAVAQANVAVAQAGFSNSTASEAKSQAAVATVTAGNAMTNATQSLGKASSALTAANSAIADTKTANSTATQALTTASGAVGTANSALTVANDTMADFKQLDTLGRNYFSLSFWKENNYVEGNFTDVDIKLAANTAYTVSSDMGLNGDQGAYIFAGVKGFTPQTGNNGVYLDHPITVTTGTDGILTIKTRWFDPLDLKTLIMIAKGDKALPWVSAQEDITTQFIDVYGQLSSKVEQTIYDTLKGTVNTQGTQLSQTQTELAAKASSQSVNNLTKTVTDNTAAVKVVADGLQAKADSKTVDTLKQTVTSNTTAVKLASDGLKLKADSSVVDAINNTVATHTAEIAANANGLTSKVSQTDFDAMSIGGRNYALNSYDYSGGHWTIQGSVLADEYMGTKIFSSAVEWGGPEYKVADLAGPFSPDDYVTISAYMRTVADGQIAKVGVYGNAPSFNPIGRVTNEWQRFSATFKFSDIAAYTIRIEPHEFDATIPDMTVYQAAVQIEKGTKPTDWSPAPEDLATNTDLTDLTKTVTTQSTVSQQTQAEVALKADSKIVDTLKSTVANNSTSISTTAKGLALKADASVVNTLTKTVSNNSLAITANADQFKLQLSDTNTKLNSARDNLILKPWFDDKDIGKWQFGTSYYEADAAKTLTGHIGLLKFTLRDSGEGGNSFPVSAGETYYLEAYMSALHANYNLAFGIKVVKSDGSSAWISAFIVPKGTGLAKYTGTITIPADGATGSPWLQIYGPATEDLGFACGNGFRISKNASIGQVNGLAGTVSTHTTELATNTKNIALKASQTDVSTLTGRVTTAEGKLTVANNQILQSVTKTDLKTTLGSYATQSWTSGQISTTADSLKLSVSKVQSNLDGLELGGRNYLMGTANPFVATYNATTTSQYGSITQWKYSFGEFNKSNFNIGDILTWSFDWQVSGVKAYGNIGLYIETSPYAIVSATGTSGSISQEVTTSANSTQGHVTVTVKLNAVTSSSLNCMKIFARPAFNGTVTITNAKLEKGTRATDWSPAPEDAATQVQYSSLEVKLNGMQATVNGKASTSQVTQLSNQITSTITSSGATNYVYDPLFLDGSKSNWYNDGSNFFYVSNNAVSAKDGSASMGTFQKNIGTAGTVTYRVINSKKMFFSNDGSQTITATAWVKIYSETAGDVRFFIDIATFSNDNLADWARVEFKDSNQVSATTAAIGVWQKVTAVFKPTKAFQYISLGLYTAYHGIGSAHGMFSQPMMSIAGDIPFTDREPSASQITQLQDNINLRVVKNNVINQINISTEGVLIAGQKVHITGTTTIDAAVIKSANIASIAADKITTGTLNAANVNVINLNASHITTGTLTGSNLQINLNTGVVTFQKGRIHNSTNTLDINIDSGYVSVADASSRVLLKGGSIQFVGPQIFDLQTTPYLNITNTVAGASFAGASFIGRDYALLTNSANSMDIFDFGFGVETFSGISTGKSTFGWQPTKVGGAERGIVMSGGAKTKFNGYGADSSPKISIGVTDSSGTKFNGNRILIWGEYVHIPSAFIHTTSKSSNVFISDDGALVRSTSASKYKTNIVRGFSTDYGEKLINLPTATWIDKASLERYSEDPTQPIPELNYGMIAEDLAAAGVEKLVVRNENGGLEGIQYDRIAVALLPLIKNMKEQIEELKQKLEAS, encoded by the coding sequence GTGATTACACAATCAGATCAAGCCCGAGCTGCGTGGCAAGCTACCGAACGTCTTTTAGATGCGGTAGTAGTCATCAATGGCGCTAGCTATAAAACAACTGATTTAGCGTCTGTTGAGTACGATTCAGGTGGCTACACCGGTGACACGTTCGGCATCGGGTCCAATTACGAAAACAGTGTGACAATCAAATTCTCACATCTGGTTGAGGGACTAAAACCTGGGATGACGGTTAAGCCTAAAATCGGCATCAAGACGTCAAGTGGCTATGAATATAGTCCACTAGGCGTCTTTATTATTTCAACCGACATTCAAATGGACCGTAATAACGATGAGACAATCATCAAGTGCTATGACCAGATGTGTTTGATGGAGAACATATATACTTCGAAGCTATCTTATCCGGCTAAGGTAATAGATGTCATAGCCGAAATTGCTAATAAAGCTGGCGTTGTACTCAATACAGATGATATTAGCCGGCTACCAACGCAAGTAAACTTGCCTAGTGCAATCAAAGGACAGACGTATCGTAACGCTATAGGAATGATTGCCCAGTTTTATGCGGGATTTGTAACCTTTGATCGTGACGGTAAGTTAACTATCAGGACGTTAACCGACCCAGATTATTTGCTTGCCCCTAGTAGCTATGAACAGGCTGGACTAACAAAAAATGAAGCTACTTATAGAATTGGTGGTATCTCATGTGAAGTAACCACGACTAGTAAAGACTCAGCTGGCGATAGTACTGATACAACCAGTACGCTGCAAGCTGGGTCAACGAGTGGCGCTCAAATTCAGCTAACTAATAATCTGATGACAGTAGACCGGCTCGAAGCTATCTGGGAACAATTAAAAACATTAAACTTTTACCCATTTAGTCTTAATTGGTTTGGCAATCCTGCAATAGAAGCTGGTGACTGGCTAACGCTACAAGATACTAAAGGTAACAAATTCAACGTACCTAACAGTTCTTATACAATGACCTTTGATGGAAGCTTATCAGCAGTATCTAAGGCCGACCAAACTTCAACTGCTAGCGATGGGTATGCTTGGCGTGGCGAACTAACACAAGTTGTCCAAGACTTGGCTGGACGAAACGGAGCCACAGGTAACTATATCTATGGTCCCGATACTATCTACCCACCAACCAATGCTAAGTTTAATGATCTATGGTACAAGCAAAATGGTAATCATCTAGAGATGTGGACCTTTGAACGTCAAAGCGACGGCTCTGGTAAGTGGGTATTAACGGTGTCTGATAGTACCGGTGAAGATGTCAAGGCCATGGTCAAAGAGGAACAAGAAGCAACAAAAAAGATGACCGGCAGCGTCAACTCAGCTGTGGCTCAAGCCAATGTTGCAGTAGCACAAGCCGGCTTCTCAAACAGCACCGCCAGTGAGGCTAAATCGCAAGCGGCGGTAGCAACGGTAACGGCTGGTAATGCAATGACTAATGCCACGCAGTCACTTGGCAAAGCAAGTAGTGCTTTGACAGCTGCTAACTCAGCGATTGCTGATACTAAAACGGCTAATTCGACTGCCACCCAGGCTTTGACAACGGCTAGTGGTGCGGTTGGGACGGCGAATAGCGCTTTAACGGTTGCGAATGATACAATGGCTGACTTTAAACAGCTTGATACGCTAGGCCGAAACTACTTTAGCCTAAGTTTTTGGAAAGAAAACAATTATGTCGAGGGTAACTTTACTGATGTCGACATTAAGCTAGCAGCTAACACTGCTTATACCGTCAGCAGCGATATGGGGCTAAATGGTGATCAGGGTGCTTATATTTTTGCCGGGGTAAAAGGCTTTACACCTCAAACCGGGAATAATGGCGTTTACCTTGACCACCCCATCACAGTCACAACAGGCACCGATGGAATTTTAACAATTAAAACCCGATGGTTTGACCCACTAGATTTAAAGACACTCATCATGATAGCTAAGGGTGATAAAGCTTTACCATGGGTATCCGCCCAAGAAGATATCACGACGCAGTTTATCGACGTCTATGGTCAACTAAGCAGTAAGGTCGAACAAACGATTTATGACACGCTTAAAGGCACTGTAAACACCCAAGGAACACAGCTATCGCAGACGCAAACGGAACTAGCTGCTAAAGCCAGCTCACAATCGGTAAATAATCTGACTAAGACCGTCACAGATAACACGGCGGCGGTCAAAGTAGTTGCTGATGGTTTGCAAGCTAAAGCAGATAGCAAAACGGTCGACACGCTAAAGCAGACGGTAACCAGCAACACAACAGCAGTCAAACTTGCCAGCGATGGACTAAAGCTAAAAGCTGATAGCTCGGTTGTGGACGCCATCAACAACACAGTGGCCACGCATACTGCTGAGATTGCGGCTAACGCTAATGGGTTGACGTCTAAAGTGTCACAGACTGACTTCGATGCGATGAGCATCGGTGGCCGGAATTATGCATTAAATTCGTATGATTATTCTGGCGGCCATTGGACCATCCAAGGCAGTGTACTCGCAGATGAATATATGGGTACTAAGATCTTTAGTAGTGCAGTTGAATGGGGTGGCCCTGAATACAAGGTAGCCGATTTAGCAGGGCCTTTTTCTCCGGATGATTATGTGACAATCTCGGCTTACATGCGAACAGTCGCTGATGGGCAAATTGCCAAAGTAGGGGTATATGGTAACGCCCCGTCATTCAATCCAATTGGACGGGTAACTAATGAGTGGCAACGTTTTAGTGCCACTTTTAAATTTTCAGACATTGCCGCATATACCATTCGAATAGAACCGCATGAATTTGATGCGACTATCCCAGATATGACAGTCTATCAGGCTGCGGTTCAAATTGAAAAAGGCACCAAGCCAACCGACTGGTCGCCAGCCCCCGAAGACTTAGCGACTAACACTGACCTGACAGACTTAACAAAAACCGTTACTACCCAGTCAACAGTTTCACAGCAGACGCAAGCTGAGGTGGCGCTTAAAGCTGATAGTAAAATAGTTGATACGCTTAAAAGCACTGTGGCAAACAATTCAACATCTATTTCAACTACAGCAAAGGGCCTAGCACTAAAGGCCGATGCATCCGTGGTCAACACGCTTACTAAGACCGTGTCAAATAATTCACTAGCAATTACCGCCAATGCGGACCAATTTAAGTTACAGCTGAGTGATACCAACACAAAACTCAACAGCGCCCGAGATAACTTAATTTTAAAACCATGGTTTGATGACAAAGATATCGGGAAGTGGCAATTTGGCACTTCTTACTACGAAGCTGATGCCGCTAAGACGCTAACCGGCCACATCGGACTGCTAAAATTTACCCTCCGTGACAGTGGCGAGGGTGGCAATAGTTTCCCGGTTTCGGCGGGTGAGACTTACTATCTCGAAGCTTATATGTCGGCTTTACATGCAAACTATAATCTGGCATTTGGTATAAAAGTGGTGAAATCAGATGGCAGCAGTGCTTGGATATCAGCATTTATCGTTCCTAAGGGAACGGGACTAGCTAAGTACACGGGGACAATCACTATCCCAGCTGATGGAGCCACTGGTTCGCCATGGCTACAAATTTATGGGCCAGCTACCGAAGACTTAGGTTTTGCGTGTGGTAATGGCTTTCGGATTTCGAAGAATGCTTCGATTGGTCAAGTCAACGGCTTGGCCGGAACAGTCTCAACTCACACAACCGAGCTAGCTACGAATACAAAAAATATCGCTTTAAAGGCTAGCCAAACAGATGTCAGCACTTTAACCGGACGGGTCACGACTGCCGAGGGTAAGCTGACGGTGGCTAACAACCAGATTTTACAGTCGGTCACGAAAACTGATTTAAAGACGACTTTGGGTAGCTACGCCACGCAGTCTTGGACGTCAGGGCAAATCAGCACTACGGCGGACAGCTTGAAGCTATCGGTTAGCAAGGTGCAAAGTAACTTGGATGGACTAGAACTTGGCGGTCGTAATTATTTGATGGGTACTGCTAACCCGTTCGTAGCGACGTATAATGCGACAACGACCAGCCAATATGGGTCAATTACTCAATGGAAATATTCATTTGGCGAATTCAATAAGTCCAATTTTAACATCGGTGATATTTTGACTTGGTCATTTGATTGGCAAGTAAGCGGTGTAAAAGCCTATGGCAACATTGGTTTGTATATCGAAACCAGTCCATACGCTATTGTTTCTGCTACGGGAACATCTGGATCAATCTCACAAGAGGTGACTACAAGTGCAAATAGCACGCAAGGCCATGTCACAGTAACGGTTAAATTGAATGCTGTTACGAGTTCTTCGCTAAATTGCATGAAAATATTTGCTCGGCCAGCTTTTAACGGGACGGTTACCATAACTAACGCAAAGCTTGAAAAAGGAACTAGAGCTACTGACTGGTCACCGGCACCTGAAGATGCGGCTACGCAAGTTCAGTATTCAAGCTTGGAAGTTAAGCTGAATGGGATGCAGGCTACGGTAAATGGCAAAGCTAGCACATCACAAGTCACACAGTTGTCTAATCAGATTACATCAACAATCACATCTAGTGGCGCTACAAATTATGTTTATGATCCGTTATTTTTAGATGGTTCTAAATCAAACTGGTATAACGACGGTAGTAATTTTTTCTATGTTTCTAACAATGCTGTCTCAGCTAAAGACGGCAGTGCTTCAATGGGAACTTTTCAAAAAAATATTGGCACTGCAGGAACTGTTACCTATAGAGTAATTAATAGTAAAAAGATGTTTTTCTCAAATGATGGTTCACAAACTATAACGGCGACTGCATGGGTTAAAATCTATTCAGAAACTGCTGGTGATGTCCGATTCTTTATTGATATCGCTACTTTTAGTAATGATAATCTTGCCGACTGGGCACGAGTAGAATTCAAAGATTCAAATCAAGTTTCAGCGACTACTGCGGCAATAGGTGTGTGGCAAAAGGTAACTGCTGTTTTTAAACCGACAAAAGCTTTCCAATATATTTCTTTGGGATTGTATACTGCATATCATGGAATTGGCTCAGCTCATGGGATGTTCTCACAACCAATGATGAGTATAGCCGGTGATATTCCCTTTACTGATAGAGAACCATCAGCATCACAAATTACCCAACTACAAGACAACATCAACCTCCGTGTGGTTAAAAATAACGTCATCAATCAAATCAACATTTCGACTGAGGGCGTCTTAATTGCCGGTCAGAAAGTTCACATCACGGGGACGACTACCATCGACGCCGCAGTGATAAAATCAGCAAATATCGCTAGCATTGCGGCAGATAAGATTACTACTGGGACACTAAATGCGGCCAACGTCAATGTGATTAACTTGAATGCTAGTCACATTACTACCGGTACTTTAACTGGTTCTAATTTGCAAATTAATCTTAATACTGGTGTCGTTACCTTTCAAAAAGGCCGTATTCACAATTCGACTAACACTCTTGATATTAATATCGACAGTGGGTATGTGTCGGTTGCCGATGCTTCGTCACGTGTACTACTAAAAGGCGGGTCAATACAATTTGTTGGACCGCAAATATTTGATTTACAAACTACACCTTATTTAAATATTACTAATACAGTTGCTGGAGCGTCATTTGCTGGAGCATCATTTATTGGACGCGATTATGCTTTGCTTACAAACTCAGCTAATTCTATGGATATATTTGATTTTGGATTTGGCGTTGAGACATTTAGTGGAATTTCTACAGGGAAATCCACTTTTGGTTGGCAGCCTACCAAGGTAGGCGGGGCAGAACGAGGAATTGTTATGTCCGGAGGGGCAAAAACAAAGTTCAATGGTTATGGCGCAGACAGTTCTCCTAAAATTTCGATTGGCGTTACAGATAGTTCAGGGACAAAATTTAATGGAAATAGAATTTTAATTTGGGGTGAATATGTTCACATTCCAAGTGCTTTTATCCACACAACCAGTAAATCATCAAATGTTTTTATCAGTGACGATGGCGCATTGGTACGGTCAACATCTGCATCCAAATACAAGACTAACATCGTGCGAGGGTTCTCAACAGATTACGGTGAGAAGCTTATTAATTTACCAACAGCAACATGGATTGATAAAGCTAGTCTTGAACGATATAGCGAAGACCCAACTCAGCCAATTCCTGAACTTAATTATGGGATGATTGCGGAAGATTTAGCCGCTGCTGGGGTAGAAAAATTAGTGGTTCGTAACGAGAACGGAGGTTTGGAAGGTATTCAGTATGACCGGATTGCTGTCGCATTACTACCACTAATTAAGAATATGAAAGAACAAATTGAAGAACTAAAACAAAAACTGGAGGCTTCATAA
- a CDS encoding type II toxin-antitoxin system PemK/MazF family toxin, whose protein sequence is MQQDIFSKGSIIKFSFDPTVGHEQAGYRPAVVVSNEDFQRYTTLVRVMPISNRENLFPLHIPLDGRTKTTGSIFTEQMKTIDPIGRHAKYVENCPMDKVDLANEMLAESIE, encoded by the coding sequence ATGCAACAAGATATTTTTTCAAAAGGTTCCATTATTAAATTTTCTTTTGATCCGACGGTTGGACATGAACAGGCGGGGTATCGGCCAGCAGTAGTTGTTTCTAATGAAGACTTCCAACGATACACAACACTGGTACGGGTTATGCCAATCTCAAATCGAGAAAATCTATTTCCATTGCATATTCCTTTGGATGGGCGTACCAAAACAACTGGCAGTATTTTCACCGAGCAGATGAAAACAATTGATCCGATTGGTCGTCATGCTAAATATGTGGAAAATTGTCCTATGGATAAAGTAGATTTAGCAAACGAGATGTTGGCTGAGTCTATAGAATAA
- a CDS encoding DUF6711 family protein codes for MSYSLSIGGTQVKAPASLECIIQDIDAKASRDANGLLHRDRVAVKRKLTIKWGPLTVTECSAILKAVSGQFFSCSYLDAQEGSIVTKTFYVGDRTTPIYTFNTDMSKYIWQNVQMDFIEQ; via the coding sequence TTGTCATATTCGCTATCAATCGGCGGGACACAGGTTAAAGCACCTGCGTCTTTAGAATGTATTATTCAAGATATAGATGCCAAGGCTTCTCGTGACGCTAATGGGTTATTACATCGTGACCGAGTAGCTGTAAAACGCAAACTAACAATTAAATGGGGACCATTAACGGTCACTGAATGTAGCGCAATCCTAAAAGCTGTCTCCGGACAGTTTTTTTCTTGCAGTTATTTGGATGCGCAAGAAGGTAGCATAGTCACTAAAACTTTTTATGTTGGTGACCGAACGACACCTATTTACACTTTTAACACGGATATGTCCAAATATATTTGGCAAAATGTTCAAATGGACTTTATCGAACAATAG
- a CDS encoding LysM peptidoglycan-binding domain-containing protein — translation MFLTRNTQSFRATAGGRAQQFSTDMNDLAKLNGMSIDFIIYSNEKLTIK, via the coding sequence ATGTTTCTCACACGTAATACACAGTCGTTTCGGGCGACAGCTGGTGGGCGTGCTCAACAATTTAGTACTGATATGAATGATTTAGCTAAATTAAATGGTATGAGCATAGATTTTATAATTTATTCAAATGAAAAGTTGACTATTAAGTAG
- a CDS encoding GH25 family lysozyme: MMSLNGIDVASYQTGLNVGKVAGDFVIVKVTEGTDYTNPAWSGHVKQALASGKKLGLYHFIRNDSDVRKQADHFLSKVKPYIGKAVLILDFENTSGSTIQNQTGVGLAKQWLDYVYSQTGVHSILYTGINCENVLNWDTVVNANYGLWIAQYNNYNTVDGFNPRDLYGSLKHWKTATMFQYTSTGRLSGWNGNLDFSVFYGNKATWDKYAKATKTAVPALSKPKTAVPKWVKEKKTYTLKTAVKLRTAPSMDASVIAVLSAGQTVDTDQAIIQGGYRWVRQPRSDGYGYLATGPANDSLAYVKSNVSHT, from the coding sequence ATGATGAGCTTAAACGGTATTGATGTGGCGAGTTATCAAACAGGCCTGAATGTTGGTAAAGTCGCAGGTGATTTCGTCATTGTGAAAGTGACTGAAGGGACAGATTATACGAATCCGGCATGGAGCGGTCATGTTAAGCAGGCACTCGCGTCAGGCAAAAAACTAGGACTTTACCATTTTATCCGGAATGATAGTGATGTAAGAAAACAAGCTGACCATTTTCTGTCAAAGGTAAAGCCATACATCGGCAAAGCTGTTTTGATTCTCGATTTCGAAAATACGAGTGGTTCGACAATTCAAAATCAAACTGGCGTTGGGCTAGCAAAACAGTGGCTCGATTATGTTTATAGCCAGACTGGTGTACACTCGATTCTATATACGGGAATCAATTGTGAGAACGTATTGAATTGGGACACTGTCGTGAATGCCAATTACGGCCTGTGGATTGCACAGTATAATAATTACAATACGGTAGATGGATTTAATCCACGTGACCTTTATGGGTCACTGAAACATTGGAAGACTGCGACAATGTTTCAGTATACGAGTACTGGCCGTCTATCTGGTTGGAATGGTAATCTTGATTTCAGCGTGTTTTATGGGAATAAGGCTACCTGGGATAAGTATGCCAAGGCAACTAAGACAGCGGTACCTGCACTAAGCAAGCCTAAAACGGCTGTCCCTAAGTGGGTCAAGGAGAAAAAGACGTACACGCTCAAAACGGCCGTGAAGCTTCGGACCGCACCATCAATGGATGCGAGTGTGATTGCAGTTCTCTCTGCTGGCCAAACAGTTGACACGGATCAGGCCATCATTCAAGGAGGCTACCGCTGGGTACGTCAACCGCGGTCGGACGGATACGGTTATTTAGCAACTGGTCCCGCAAACGATTCACTAGCTTATGTAAAAAGCAATGTTTCTCACACGTAA
- a CDS encoding DUF1617 family protein, which translates to MKFTIENQYISGAVVLMQQLPLAGYQSMARTRFIRVLKDQVKSLEDARKDLFDEFGEKDKDGKLIVENDSYKLKDGKSDEFQDAYTKLMTETGEVDKATYTDHKADIQDVLKNCKLELSGDDATIYAALCDALDVTFDDKKGDK; encoded by the coding sequence ATGAAATTCACAATTGAAAATCAATATATTAGCGGCGCAGTGGTTTTAATGCAGCAGCTACCACTGGCTGGCTACCAATCAATGGCTCGGACCCGCTTTATCCGGGTCTTAAAGGACCAAGTAAAGTCACTTGAAGACGCACGTAAAGATCTATTTGACGAGTTTGGCGAAAAGGATAAAGATGGCAAACTCATCGTTGAAAACGACAGCTACAAGCTTAAAGATGGTAAGTCAGATGAGTTCCAAGACGCATATACTAAGCTGATGACGGAAACTGGCGAAGTTGATAAGGCTACTTATACTGATCACAAAGCCGATATTCAAGATGTTTTAAAGAACTGCAAGCTAGAATTGTCAGGTGATGACGCCACTATTTATGCGGCTTTATGCGACGCTTTGGATGTAACTTTCGACGACAAAAAAGGAGATAAATAA